AATAAAGAATCAACCTAAAAAGTTTTCAATCATTTAAACATGTCAAAAAAATAGAATACTGGAATTAAAAAATTACTAAAAAAATGGGAATTTAGGTAGAGGACTAACTTGCAAATCACCAGTGCTGCAAACCCTTCTCATTTGACCAGAAGAAAAGCAATTTTCAGGGGAGGTAAGTGCAGGTGTTTGATAATTTGTAGACTCAATTAAACTATCAAACTGAGGTGTAAAAATGGAGAAACTTGGTTTATTATCAAAAGAATGGCTGCTAAAACTCCTTTGCATCAACTTCACAGCATTTTCAGCACAACTTTGAGGTACCATTAAAGGGTTGCTGATACTAGAACTAGAACCAATAAAATCAGACTCAAAGTTAACTTGAAATTCCTCTGCTTTAACAGAAAAATCACCAAATCCATTTAAAGGAATTGTTTGGCAAAGTGAAAGATTTTCAAGTTGATGACTTGGAGGTGAAGAGGAAAGAAGAATTGAGGAAATTTGATCAAAAGAAGTTGTGTCATCAATTGGAGTTTCTTGAATTATTGTGAAGTTGTTATCTTGGATATTATTTTGGAAGATATTACTATTAGTATCAATAAAAGATGGAGAAAAAGGGTCAGAAAAGAAAGTGTTGTCAAATACAAAAAGTTCAGAAGACATTGAAATTGAAATCTTGGAAATAGTTTCAAATCTCTTTGATGAAAATAAACTCTCCCTTTTCTTGTTCCTTCTAGTGTGGCTATAATAGTAATACACAAAGCTATTGTTACAGGacaaaaatgtaaaaataattGTAATAGTGGGGGAGGGTTGGGGTGAGGGGGGTTCTTTAATCAGAACTCTTTGTTGTCAGTGACATAGGAAAATGACAAGAAACTCATTTCTCTCTGATTTTGCTCTGATTTACTGAAGAAAGGTGAAACAGTAGCTGTGTACTATTGCTTTTGAGCTTTTTTCTGAAAGTTAGGAGAAAGAGGACAATTTAAATTTGGACTGCTCTACACTCTAAGCAAAAATAAAATCAGACAAGGAAAGAAGACTAGTTCCACTTCCACTATATAAAGGAGGAGATTTTGCAATCAAGTCCTTCAAGTTTTACTTTATTCAAGAGTTCTCCATATATTTTTAGCAcgtgttttcaatttttttttaaaaaatttgaaaGGAGACTACGAACAGAGACAGATCTAGGATTCCGGGAAGATGGATTCACCATTGCTTTTAAGATAAATATTAATTTTGATGACATAAGTTTTTACAGTACAATAACGTAGCGagcaaaaaataattaatttcattatCACAAAAAAGAAAATATCATCAATTTACAATTGTACTTGACGAGTTTTCATACTTTATGAAAAAGATCTATAATAGCATCATTGTTTACCGTTGCAAATAACTTACGCTCTATATTGCAAACTAAACAACCATTCAAAAATTCTTCACTAATGCTATTACGTAGATCATTTTTTATGAGCTTCATTGAGGATAATGCTCTTTCCACGCTTGTAGTAGCAACAGGTAGAATCAAAGTCAGCTTCACAAGTAAATAAACATAACACCAAGTTTGGTCCAGTTTTGTCTTTGCCATCACTATAGCAGGATCTTTAATTTCCTTCAAGTTGACAAACTTGCTATCACACGTTTGAGCATAGACAATGAAACTATCAAAGCTGAAAACTGAGATTTCGAAACTGTTGTCATCAAACTCACTTGGATAATACTTGGCCAACTTCATTATTTTGTGTTTGTCAAAATTAACAAATGAATCGACCGGATTCAAGCAAGCCATACCAAGGAGTAAGTCACTAGTCACTACATCAAAGCTGCTATTTAGCTCATGAAGTTGCAAATCAATAATTGCATAAGGGTTTTatgttttttgaattttgggatgAATTGGGATTAGATTAGGAATGGATAgtattatatttggggatggggAAATTCCTAAAATTCCAAGCGTGCGGGAATTGGGAAGTGCTTTAGAGTtttaaagaacaaaaagaaaagttGCGTTaatacaaatagaaagaaaagaaatatttAAGGCAAAGCTGCGTTAGtagaaatagaaagaaaaaatatatttaagtaAAACATTAACCAGAACAGAATGGTGGGAATCGATCTCGTGACCTTAGGCAACTGGAAATAAGAGGCCAAAATAAATGCACCCTTTCGCCTCTTTTTGACCATGGTGTCTATCCAATACATATATATGTTTTGCCAAATTATGTacatcatatatatattttaatcgGAGAACCACGAGTTCACGTGAACCATATTTTACACGATAAGTCCGCCCCTGACTACGAAGTACTTAGTACTAGAACTAGAATTTAGGTAGTTTCGAAGTAATTCTCTTTTCCTATTTTACATAACACTTATGATATTTAGTGAGTCAAATAACATATACTAAGCTAGCGTTTAGATATAGATTTGACAAAAACTTAAAATAGAGTTTTTgaattgtgttgaaagatattttttgaaagttgaagttggGTTTGgacataattttatttgaaaaaaaaaagttgaagttttgtgaCGGAAAGAAAACCCTAAACTAGTTTTTGGGAACTTGAAAAACAAATTCAATTTTTTTCAAAACCTGATCATATTCCatgaacaaataatatttttaattttttttgaaaaaaaatagccGTCAAAATCTATGGCTAAATGGGAGCTGAGATTTATTGAATACATATTATCTCTTTTTAGTGAGAAAATGAAAAACTACCTTATGTTTGATGTTCATTTTTTCTAATCCCTCAAATATATTTTTTGAGCAGTTTTAATCCTTGAATTTGTTGAAATTGAACACTTTTGATCTCTCATACAATATGCGTGATTTTCTTTTATCATTGTCCCCTTTCCTGTTCCCATATTCAATCTCGGAAACTACCAACTATATCCATTTATAAGAAGCTTATTATAAAAATTtgccaattcataaaatattactcatATTAGTCAAATGTTATCAATATTaaccaattagctatttgtagccaaaaaatatcaaatttgtAATTTATTTTGAGCGGGTATTATTAGAATAGACTGGGTACATCTTAAAGAGTTTGAAATTCAATTTTGGAATtatttggtggagttttgaggtggtttgaattgaaaactagaagtagaagatgaacatgaaaaaaatgatGTGTATCACACTCTGTCATATTtgtatatcacatgtatatctGTGTGTgtgatacatgcgtgatacatttTTGATACATATGTCGTAGAAGtaatttttgaactcgattttaattatgaattttgataccaaatcaatccaaatcaccttcaatcttcctcaaattttgtatattgactcatccatataatttcaatgaatttcaaccatacccacTGAAAAAAttccttttttgcttagattttggaattttgtatatatattttttgtatatcattaccttgtttgctacctcatccatgaatTTCCTTTCCGTCTTGTATCTAATGTTGTTAACCACGCTTAAGAATATGAAAGGAGATCTTTGCGTATGATTCTTgaagagaaaaaatatatttatttgggttttaatttttatatatgtttgactagttttaataagtttatgattaatggctagagTTTGGTAAATTAGGATTTATTTGGACATTTATGTAAGATTCCCTCCGATCTCTAACGTAAGGGACAAAAAGTTAACAAAATAGACTCATTAACACTACGGTACTCCACATTTTGACCACTAACTTTGCGAAACTAACCTAATTCATCAAAGTTGTAAAACTTGTAAGGTTCAATTTTTGCAAACATAGAGGCAGCGCCAACTGGGCTTTCTTCTTCTTCCGAAAAAAATCAGAAATAACCCGATTTAGAACTGCTAATTGAAAATTAACCacaattttaaaagtaattaAAAACTAGTCGTTCtttcatgtaaaaataaaatttaaataaaaacacccttaaaaattcgaaaaaattccagcataatatgatgGAATTGGATTTTTGTACATATGAGATTCTGACAAAATATGCTAGAATTTTATAATTTGTtgaagttccaa
The DNA window shown above is from Nicotiana tomentosiformis chromosome 8, ASM39032v3, whole genome shotgun sequence and carries:
- the LOC104118032 gene encoding zinc finger protein CONSTANS-like, encoding MSSELFVFDNTFFSDPFSPSFIDTNSNIFQNNIQDNNFTIIQETPIDDTTSFDQISSILLSSSPPSHQLENLSLCQTIPLNGFGDFSVKAEEFQVNFESDFIGSSSSISNPLMVPQSCAENAVKLMQRSFSSHSFDNKPSFSIFTPQFDSLIESTNYQTPALTSPENCFSSGQMRRVCSTGDLQKMKTNQTRNTLLSGERTFIEEAANIKVGRYSAEERKERIHRYRAKRTQRNFNKTIKYACRKTLADNRPRIRGRFARNDEACGEIPKTTILFNRFEDEDDLWIEGVHEEEEDQGSIGRSIPFYHSFGSMTQYNQQYSSH
- the LOC138898213 gene encoding uncharacterized protein yields the protein MKLAKYYPSEFDDNSFEISVFSFDSFIVYAQTCDSKFVNLKEIKDPAIVMAKTKLDQTWCYVYLLVKLTLILPVATTSVERALSSMKLIKNDLRNSISEEFLNGCLVCNIERKLFATVNNDAIIDLFHKV